TGATCGACGACCTGGAGGCCGAGGCCGACCGCGACCGGCCGACCGAGGAGACGCCGGAGGTGGGGATCGTCATGGGTTCGGACTCGGATCTCGACGTGATGTACGGTGCCTACGAGGCGCTGACGGAACTCGGCTTCGAGGAGGTGACCGACTACGACGATCCGCCGGGGGCGCGCTTCACGTTCGAGACGTACGTCGTCTCGGCCCACCGGACGCCCGACCTGATGTACGCCTACGCGACGACCGCCCGCGACCGCGGCCTGGACGTGATCGTCGCGGGCGCGGGGGGGAAGTCCGCCGACCTGCCGAACATGACCGCCTCGCTCGCGTACCCGCTGCCGGTCGTCGGCGTCCCCGTCCAGGAGAAGTCCGTCGACTCGGTCATCGGGATGCCGACCGGCGCGCCCATCACCGCCGTCGACGCGGGCAAATCGTTCAACGCGGCGCTGTCGGCCGTCCAGATCCTCGCCCGCCGGCACGGCGAACTGGAGGAGCGACTGGTCGAGTACCACGAGGCCCTCCAGTCCTCGGTCGGGCGCGTCTCCCGGCGGCTCCACGAGTCCGGAACCGAGTCGTTCAGGGGCGGAGACCCCTGAGGCGGTCGCGGCGCGGCCGGCCGTCGAGCGGACGCGACCCGACGCTGGAAAAATCGGCGGTCCCGCCGCCAGACGCGAGAATCAACTCTTATATGCGGGGGATGCTAA
The Halomarina pelagica DNA segment above includes these coding regions:
- the purE gene encoding 5-(carboxyamino)imidazole ribonucleotide mutase, with protein sequence MTVPEVRSLIDDLEAEADRDRPTEETPEVGIVMGSDSDLDVMYGAYEALTELGFEEVTDYDDPPGARFTFETYVVSAHRTPDLMYAYATTARDRGLDVIVAGAGGKSADLPNMTASLAYPLPVVGVPVQEKSVDSVIGMPTGAPITAVDAGKSFNAALSAVQILARRHGELEERLVEYHEALQSSVGRVSRRLHESGTESFRGGDP